CCGGTCAACGGTTATCACGCTCCCTATCCCTGCTCCCGGCCTGCGGGGGCATGATTCACCATCATTCCACAGGGTATTTATGGCTGATAACAGGTACATGTACGAAGTTACGTACATAGTAAACGCTGTGCTCAACGACGACCAGCTCCGGGGCGTCGCGCAGCGGATACGGAAGACGATCGAGGAGAACGGCGGCGAAGTGATCGACGTGGACGAGTGGGGCAACCGCCGGCTGGCGTACCCCATCAAGAAGAAGCGGAACGGGTACTACGTCAACCTTTACATGACGGCACCCGGCAGCATCATCCCGCGGCTGGAACGCATGCTTGAGATCGACGAAGACGTGCTGCGCTACATCACGTTGCGCATGGACACGAAGATGATCAAGCACTACGAACAGTCCAAGCAGACCGGCGCACCGCAGCCGGCCTGACCCACACCCCGCTATCCACGACAGGTAAACGACTATGGAACCGAGACGCAAGCCCCAGGGCGGCGACGATGCACCGGAGGAGAAAGTACCGGGCATGGAGAAAGTCGAGTACATCGACTATAAAAATACCGAATTGCTTCTGCGTTTCTTGAACGAACAGGGGAAGATCCTGCCGAGACGCATCACGGGCATTACGGCCAAGCAGCAACGCCAGTTGACCCGCGCCGTCAAGCGCGCCCGCCACCTGGCTCTTATTCCGTTTGTTTCTGATACGGTTCGGTGAGACCATGAAGATCATACTTATAAAAGACGTTATCGGGCTCGGCGAACAGGGCGACGTGGTGACGGTGAAGGACGGCTACGGCCGCAATTTCCTGATCCCGCGCCTCCTGGGCGTAATGGCTACTCCGGGCGCGGTGAAGGCCGTATCCGAAGAACGCCGCCAGGCCTCCCGGAAGTTTGCCAAACGCAAGGACGAACAGCTCGCGCTCGTCGCGCAGCTCGAGAAGACGGAAGTCGTCGTCCATTCGCGCGTCGGCGAGGAAAACCGCATCTTCGGCACCGTCACGCCGACACAGGTGGGCATCGAACTCACGAAGCAGGGCTTCGAGATCGATCGTCGCTTGATCGAGCTGAACGAGGACATCCGCATGATCGGCGTTTACTCTGCCACCGTGCGCCTCAGCAGCGAGGCGATCGCGCAGGTCAAAGTGCGCGTCGAGCCGCTGGTGGAAGAAGGCGAATCCGCCTGATCGCGGTTTCGCGGGCTGTCTTCCTGGCTGTCCTCCTGGCTGTTTTCGTGACAGCAACATTTGAGGAAGGGTGTTCGTTACCGATGCGTAGCGAACACCCTTTTTTCATTGCAGGCCGGTGATCCCTGTCCCATGCGACGGCTCCGCTTAGTTACACTCCTCCTCTTCGTCCTCCTAGCAATAGTGGGGCGCCTATCGTTTGCGCAGGGGCCGGCCAGCGAATACGTGGCCTGGACTTCCTCTATCCTCCCCGCCACCACTGCCGCCCCGGGTGACCGGGTGACCCTCCGCCTCGATGCAACCATCGCGGCGCCGTGGAAGATGTACGCCATCGGGTCGCCGAAGCCGAGTTGGGAGCTCCGGTTTACGCTGGACGAAACCCCGGACCTCGCGCGTGCCGGCGACGTGCGCCAGCGAGAACCTGTGAACGCGTACGACGAAGGGTTCAAGACAGAGGTGCTGTACGTTAAGGATTCGCATTTTATCGAAGCGGATCTGGAGGTGACGACCTCGGCCACGGCCGGGCCCGCGCGGGTCGCAGGCACCGTGGCGTTTGTGATCTGCAACGACGTCACGCTCATCTGTCTGCCGCCGGCGCGCATGCCGTTTGAAGCGGTGCTGACCGTTGCGGGTGGTGTGTCGGGCGCTGTATTTCCTTCCGTCGTCCCACCCCTGCTCGAGCCGCCGCCCACGTCGTCTGAGACGGCGCGTGAAGTGGAGTCCGCGATCGCGCCGGCCTCTGTCGGTGCCGCCTCGGCCATCCGGTCCGGCAGCCTCTGGGGGTTCATCCTGCTGGCCATCGGGGCCGGCCTGGGCGCGCTGCTCATGCCGTGCGTCTTCCCCATGATCCCGCTTACCGTTTCCTACTTCACGAAACACGCGCACAACCGCCGAGAAGCCGTGCGCATGGCCGTCGTCTACGGCCTCTCGATCGTCGGGCTCTTCACCGGGCTCGGCCTGCTGATGGCGTTCCTGCTCGGGGCCTCGGGGGCGCAGACGATCGCGGCGAATCCATGGATCAACCTGTTTATCGGCCTCGTCTTTGTCGTCTTCGCGCTTTCGCTGCTGGGTCTGTTTGAACTGCGCCTACCGAACGGGCTGCTGAACTTCGTCAACCGCCAGAGCAACGAGCGGAGCGGCTATCTCGGCGTCCTGTTTATGGGGACGACGCTGACGCTGGTCTCATTCTCGTGTACAGCGCCGTTTGTGGGAACGCTGCTGGCGGCCACGACGGTTGGCCAGTGGAATTACCCGGCGCTTGGAATGGTGATCTTCAGCGCCACCTTCGCCCTGCCGTTTGTGCTGTTCGCGCTGTTCCCGAGGGGGCTGTCGAAGCTGCCGGCGTCTGGCAGCTGGATGAACACCTTGAAGGTGGTGTTCGGCTTTATCGAGCTGGCGGCGGCGATCAAGTTTTTGTCGAATGCCGACCTCGTCTGGGGCTGGAATTTGATCTCGCGGCCACTGGCCATCGCGGTGACGGCGGTGATCCTGTTCCTCGCAGGCCTCTATCTCCTGGGCAAGATCCGGCTTTCGGAGGACGACGCCGCGCCGCACATCGGTGCCGGACGGCTCATCGCCGCGATCGCGTTTCTGGGGGTGTCGCTCTACCTCGTCCCCGGCCTGTTCGGGGCGCCGCTGAATAACCTCGAC
This DNA window, taken from Rhodothermales bacterium, encodes the following:
- the rpsF gene encoding 30S ribosomal protein S6, coding for MADNRYMYEVTYIVNAVLNDDQLRGVAQRIRKTIEENGGEVIDVDEWGNRRLAYPIKKKRNGYYVNLYMTAPGSIIPRLERMLEIDEDVLRYITLRMDTKMIKHYEQSKQTGAPQPA
- the rpsR gene encoding 30S ribosomal protein S18, producing the protein MEKVEYIDYKNTELLLRFLNEQGKILPRRITGITAKQQRQLTRAVKRARHLALIPFVSDTVR
- the rplI gene encoding 50S ribosomal protein L9, which codes for MKIILIKDVIGLGEQGDVVTVKDGYGRNFLIPRLLGVMATPGAVKAVSEERRQASRKFAKRKDEQLALVAQLEKTEVVVHSRVGEENRIFGTVTPTQVGIELTKQGFEIDRRLIELNEDIRMIGVYSATVRLSSEAIAQVKVRVEPLVEEGESA
- a CDS encoding cytochrome c biogenesis protein CcdA; amino-acid sequence: MRRLRLVTLLLFVLLAIVGRLSFAQGPASEYVAWTSSILPATTAAPGDRVTLRLDATIAAPWKMYAIGSPKPSWELRFTLDETPDLARAGDVRQREPVNAYDEGFKTEVLYVKDSHFIEADLEVTTSATAGPARVAGTVAFVICNDVTLICLPPARMPFEAVLTVAGGVSGAVFPSVVPPLLEPPPTSSETAREVESAIAPASVGAASAIRSGSLWGFILLAIGAGLGALLMPCVFPMIPLTVSYFTKHAHNRREAVRMAVVYGLSIVGLFTGLGLLMAFLLGASGAQTIAANPWINLFIGLVFVVFALSLLGLFELRLPNGLLNFVNRQSNERSGYLGVLFMGTTLTLVSFSCTAPFVGTLLAATTVGQWNYPALGMVIFSATFALPFVLFALFPRGLSKLPASGSWMNTLKVVFGFIELAAAIKFLSNADLVWGWNLISRPLAIAVTAVILFLAGLYLLGKIRLSEDDAAPHIGAGRLIAAIAFLGVSLYLVPGLFGAPLNNLDAFLPPRKGTDMSLTTSFARSGVENPDEGWFDEIEPAFAEARSVGKPVFIDFTGYTCTNCRQMEANVFPHPDVSRRFVDDFVLLRLYTDDLDAGPDLQRYQLDLTGTVALPTYAIVEPHENRLVARLSGMVPVERFVAFLAEGGRGM